One window of the Endomicrobium proavitum genome contains the following:
- the typA gene encoding translational GTPase TypA, translating to MKRNDVRNIAIIAHVDHGKTTVVDSLLKFSGQFKVKSDAAQDMVLDSNPLERERGITILAKCTSVDYKGNTINIVDTPGHADFGSEVERVLKMVDGAVLMVDAVEGPMPQTRFVLRKALSLGLRPIVIINKMDKPFASPSKVVDDVFDLFMKLGATDEQLDFPILYASGRDGWASKVMEEKGTDIEPVFETIMTHVPPPFANAEKPLQMQITMLDYSNFLGAIGIGRILNGSVRKGQPVALVNVKNVANPKITKAVRIDKFAGLAKREVQEGKAGDIVAISGLEGVEVGDTVCGIYDVAPLDPLSIDEPTVSIDFLVNDSPFAGREGKFLTSRHLKERLEKEAQTNVGLKVTPLDGEGRFKVSGRGELHLTILIETMRREGFELAVSSPEVIYKEKNGKLCEPMEYLTLDIDSEYQGVIFELVGKRAAKLENMVSEGENRIRLEYIIPARALIGFKNEFLTNTRGEGIMHHSFFDYLPKTNLSDLRTNGVFIAKEHGKTTAYALDNLQTSGQLFVGSGLEVYAGMIVGQNSREKDMVVNPCKQKKLTNMRSKSADDAAVLTPARIMNLEQAVEYIAPDELVEVTPTSIRLRKKALDHLVRKRSSKNESDEE from the coding sequence ATGAAAAGAAACGACGTCAGAAACATTGCAATTATCGCCCACGTTGACCACGGCAAAACAACCGTTGTTGACTCTCTGTTAAAATTTTCAGGTCAGTTTAAAGTAAAAAGCGACGCCGCGCAGGATATGGTTTTAGATTCAAATCCTCTTGAAAGAGAAAGAGGCATTACCATTCTTGCAAAATGCACTTCCGTAGATTACAAAGGAAACACTATAAATATAGTTGACACTCCCGGACACGCCGACTTCGGAAGCGAAGTTGAACGCGTGCTTAAAATGGTTGACGGCGCAGTGCTTATGGTGGACGCGGTTGAAGGTCCTATGCCGCAGACAAGATTTGTTTTGAGAAAAGCTTTGTCTTTGGGGCTTCGCCCGATAGTTATAATAAACAAAATGGACAAACCTTTTGCCTCTCCAAGCAAAGTTGTTGACGACGTTTTTGATTTATTTATGAAACTCGGCGCTACCGACGAGCAGCTTGATTTCCCTATTCTTTACGCTTCCGGCCGCGACGGCTGGGCAAGCAAAGTTATGGAAGAAAAAGGAACGGATATTGAACCTGTTTTTGAAACCATAATGACTCACGTTCCGCCGCCGTTTGCAAATGCCGAAAAACCGCTTCAAATGCAGATAACAATGCTTGATTACAGCAATTTTTTAGGCGCTATAGGAATAGGCAGAATTTTAAACGGAAGCGTCCGAAAAGGTCAGCCGGTTGCGCTTGTAAACGTAAAAAATGTCGCAAACCCTAAAATTACAAAAGCCGTAAGAATAGATAAATTCGCAGGACTTGCAAAACGCGAAGTTCAGGAAGGCAAAGCCGGCGACATTGTGGCAATATCAGGTCTTGAAGGCGTAGAAGTAGGCGACACGGTTTGCGGAATTTACGACGTAGCGCCGCTTGATCCTCTTTCCATAGACGAGCCAACCGTTTCAATTGACTTTCTTGTAAACGATTCCCCTTTTGCCGGACGCGAAGGAAAATTCTTAACAAGCCGCCATCTTAAAGAGAGGCTTGAAAAAGAAGCGCAGACAAACGTAGGGCTGAAAGTTACTCCTCTTGACGGCGAAGGACGTTTCAAAGTTTCAGGAAGAGGCGAATTGCATTTAACCATTTTAATAGAAACCATGAGACGCGAAGGTTTTGAGCTTGCCGTATCTTCTCCCGAAGTAATTTACAAAGAAAAAAACGGAAAACTTTGCGAACCTATGGAATACCTTACCCTTGATATAGACTCAGAGTATCAGGGAGTTATTTTTGAACTTGTCGGCAAGCGCGCGGCGAAACTTGAAAACATGGTAAGCGAAGGCGAAAACAGAATAAGGCTTGAATACATAATTCCCGCAAGAGCTTTAATAGGTTTTAAAAACGAGTTTCTTACAAACACGCGCGGCGAAGGAATTATGCATCACAGTTTCTTTGATTACCTTCCAAAAACAAATCTTTCCGATTTAAGAACAAACGGAGTTTTTATTGCAAAAGAACACGGCAAAACAACCGCCTACGCTTTAGACAACTTACAAACAAGCGGACAGCTTTTTGTAGGGTCAGGGCTTGAAGTTTACGCGGGGATGATTGTAGGGCAAAACTCAAGAGAAAAAGATATGGTAGTAAACCCCTGCAAACAGAAAAAACTTACAAACATGAGAAGCAAAAGCGCCGACGACGCGGCAGTTCTTACCCCTGCGAGAATTATGAATCTTGAACAAGCGGTAGAATATATAGCTCCCGACGAGCTTGTAGAAGTTACGCCCACTTCCATACGTTTGAGAAAAAAGGCTTTAGACCACTTAGTAAGAAAACGTTCTTCTAAAAATGAAAGCGACGAAGAATAG